In the Thermoanaerobaculia bacterium genome, one interval contains:
- the eno gene encoding phosphopyruvate hydratase: MFLIEDILGREILDSRGNPTVEVEVLLSGGATGRFGVPSGASTGSREALELRDGDKKRFGGKGVRKAVGNVNGAIAEELRGADARDQALIDRILIELDGTPDKSRLGANAILGASVACAKAAADAAGLPLYRYLGGAGASTLPVPMMNVVNGGAHADNRLDPQEFMICPRGFPSFAEALRAGAETFHALKSILKKKGLSTGVGDEGGFAPDVSSAREAIELIVSAIEAAGYAPGKEIAIALDPAASEFFAKGKYRLAGEGKTLSTSGMIDYWEALVGDFPIVSIEDGLAEGDWEGWKEMTRRMGAKILLVGDDIFVTNPGIVARGIAEGVSNAVLIKLNQIGTLSETLETVSLAQRASFATVISHRSGETDDDTIADLAVACGTGLIKTGSASRGERLSKYNRLLRIEDELAPAGRFAGGNAFQR; the protein is encoded by the coding sequence ATGTTTCTGATCGAAGACATCCTCGGACGCGAGATCCTCGACTCGCGCGGCAACCCGACGGTCGAAGTCGAGGTGCTGCTCTCGGGCGGCGCGACCGGGCGTTTCGGCGTTCCTTCCGGGGCGTCGACCGGCTCTCGCGAGGCCCTCGAGCTGCGCGACGGCGACAAGAAACGGTTCGGCGGCAAGGGAGTCCGCAAGGCGGTCGGGAACGTCAACGGCGCGATCGCCGAGGAGCTCCGCGGGGCGGACGCGCGCGACCAGGCGCTCATCGACCGGATCCTGATCGAGCTCGACGGAACGCCCGACAAGTCGCGGCTCGGCGCGAACGCGATCCTCGGCGCGTCGGTCGCGTGCGCGAAGGCGGCGGCCGACGCCGCGGGGCTGCCGCTCTACCGGTACCTCGGCGGGGCGGGCGCGTCGACGCTGCCGGTCCCGATGATGAACGTCGTCAACGGCGGCGCGCACGCGGACAACCGGCTCGACCCGCAGGAGTTCATGATCTGCCCGCGCGGGTTTCCGTCGTTTGCCGAGGCGCTTCGCGCCGGGGCGGAGACGTTCCACGCGCTGAAGTCGATTCTGAAGAAGAAGGGGCTGTCCACCGGAGTGGGGGACGAGGGGGGATTCGCTCCCGACGTCTCGTCGGCGCGCGAGGCCATCGAGCTCATCGTGTCCGCGATCGAGGCGGCCGGCTACGCGCCCGGCAAGGAGATCGCGATCGCGCTCGACCCCGCGGCGTCGGAGTTCTTCGCGAAAGGGAAATACCGGCTCGCCGGAGAGGGGAAGACCCTCTCGACGTCCGGCATGATCGACTACTGGGAGGCCCTCGTCGGCGACTTCCCCATCGTGTCGATCGAGGACGGACTCGCGGAAGGCGACTGGGAGGGGTGGAAGGAGATGACGCGGCGGATGGGCGCGAAGATCCTGCTCGTCGGCGACGACATCTTCGTGACCAATCCCGGGATCGTCGCGCGCGGCATCGCCGAAGGGGTAAGCAACGCGGTGCTCATCAAGCTGAACCAGATCGGGACCCTTTCCGAGACGCTCGAGACGGTCTCGCTCGCGCAGCGGGCGAGTTTCGCGACGGTCATCTCGCACCGGAGCGGCGAAACCGACGACGACACGATCGCGGACCTCGCCGTCGCGTGCGGGACGGGGCTCATCAAGACGGGGTCGGCTTCGCGCGGAGAGCGGCTTTCGAAGTATAATCGCCTGCTGAGAATCGAAGACGAGCTCGCGCCGGCGGGTCGTTTCGCCGGTGGGAACGCCTTCCAAAGATGA
- a CDS encoding septum formation initiator family protein encodes MKKEAAPTPRPAPNPLRAFAISLVFSAIAFALLLIGDRGTDAWKKAQDDSRALKAQVAELEAGNAAIAARIENAEHNSFELEKDARERMGLVKPDEIVFLLPAPAAPKPHRPTPPLNGEGERSK; translated from the coding sequence ATGAAAAAAGAAGCCGCGCCGACCCCCCGTCCCGCGCCGAACCCGCTCCGAGCCTTCGCCATCTCCCTCGTTTTTTCCGCGATCGCGTTCGCTCTGCTTCTCATAGGCGACCGCGGGACCGACGCCTGGAAGAAGGCGCAGGACGATTCGCGGGCCCTCAAGGCGCAGGTCGCCGAGCTCGAAGCGGGAAACGCGGCGATCGCCGCGCGCATCGAGAACGCCGAGCACAACTCGTTCGAGCTCGAAAAGGATGCGCGCGAGCGCATGGGCCTCGTCAAGCCCGACGAGATCGTCTTTCTCTTGCCGGCGCCCGCCGCGCCGAAACCTCACCGCCCGACCCCTCCGCTCAACGGAGAGGGGGAACGTTCGAAGTAG